The following proteins are co-located in the Romeriopsis navalis LEGE 11480 genome:
- a CDS encoding hemolysin family protein: MFSLLPHPGYFTATVLSPPNSISTAELIARGLAIMILIAINAFFVMAEFAVVSVRRSRISQLVDAGDVQAKTVQELQDSLDRLLSTTQLGITLSSLALGWISERAMAQVVANWLASLPLDADFKRMAVHSLAIPIAFFSIAYLQIVLGELCPKSLALLYSEEIARFVAPVSIAIGRLFNPFIWVLNQSTRFLLRMGGIKYTGQGWYNQVSAEELQLIIASSTEASGIEADERELLSNVFEFGEVQADEIMVRRPQMIAIDKFTTVRSLLEEVAQSRHSRYIAIDESLDDIVGIIQLKDLADPLVSGRLTLDEAIAPWVQPVTFVPESTPLDELLTLMQQSGQHMSVVVDEFGSTAGLVTLQDLISQIIGETPEIGHEAKEGIERLDANTAIVQAHLDVEDINEDLGLELPITGEYRSLGGLLFYQWQRIPSIGETLQYGDCELTLLAADGPRLQSVRIHRLEPVVVESSPAAGAIEANPADTVAASDAIAEPDTVAESNDPTASEKSLNATKSST, from the coding sequence ATGTTTTCCCTTTTGCCCCATCCGGGCTATTTCACCGCTACCGTGCTGTCTCCACCCAACTCAATCTCAACGGCTGAACTCATTGCTCGGGGTTTGGCCATTATGATCTTGATTGCAATTAATGCCTTCTTTGTGATGGCTGAGTTTGCGGTGGTGTCAGTCCGTCGATCGCGGATTTCACAGCTGGTTGATGCCGGTGATGTCCAAGCCAAAACGGTTCAAGAACTGCAAGATAGCCTTGATCGGCTCCTATCCACGACCCAGTTAGGCATTACGCTATCCAGTCTGGCATTAGGTTGGATTAGTGAACGGGCCATGGCCCAGGTAGTTGCTAATTGGCTGGCGAGTCTCCCACTGGATGCCGATTTCAAACGCATGGCAGTGCATTCCCTGGCCATTCCAATCGCCTTCTTTAGTATTGCCTACTTACAGATTGTCCTGGGCGAACTTTGCCCCAAGTCGCTGGCCCTACTATATTCCGAAGAAATTGCCCGGTTCGTGGCCCCCGTGAGTATCGCGATCGGCCGCTTATTTAATCCATTCATCTGGGTATTAAATCAATCCACGCGATTTTTGCTCCGGATGGGGGGCATCAAATATACCGGACAAGGCTGGTACAACCAAGTCAGTGCTGAAGAGTTGCAGTTGATCATCGCCTCTTCGACCGAAGCCTCCGGCATCGAAGCCGACGAACGCGAACTGCTCAGCAATGTATTTGAGTTTGGAGAAGTCCAAGCCGACGAAATTATGGTGCGACGACCGCAGATGATCGCGATCGACAAGTTCACGACAGTCCGTTCGCTATTGGAGGAAGTGGCCCAATCGCGTCATTCGCGCTATATCGCGATCGATGAATCCCTCGACGATATTGTCGGGATTATTCAGCTCAAAGATCTGGCCGATCCCCTTGTATCCGGTCGCTTAACCCTCGATGAAGCAATTGCCCCATGGGTTCAGCCCGTGACTTTCGTACCCGAATCCACACCCCTCGACGAGCTGCTCACCCTGATGCAGCAATCCGGACAACATATGAGCGTTGTGGTGGATGAATTTGGCAGTACTGCGGGTCTGGTCACCTTACAGGACTTAATCAGTCAAATTATTGGCGAAACACCAGAAATTGGTCACGAAGCGAAAGAGGGGATTGAACGACTGGATGCTAATACAGCGATCGTCCAGGCTCATCTTGATGTCGAAGATATTAATGAAGATTTAGGCTTAGAATTACCGATTACCGGGGAGTACCGGAGCCTAGGCGGCTTATTGTTTTATCAATGGCAGCGGATTCCCAGCATCGGCGAAACCCTCCAATATGGCGACTGTGAGCTGACCCTACTGGCCGCCGATGGGCCCCGACTCCAATCCGTGCGGATTCATCGGTTAGAGCCAGTAGTGGTTGAGTCAAGCCCCGCTGCCGGGGCAATTGAAGCCAATCCGGCTGATACCGTCGCCGCCTCAGATGCCATAGCCGAGCCGGACACCGTAGCCGAATCAAACGACCCAACGGCATCGGAAAAATCGCTCAACGCCACCAAGTCATCGACTTGA
- a CDS encoding YebC/PmpR family DNA-binding transcriptional regulator: protein MSGHSKWATIKRQKARVDAKRANVFTKIAREIIVAARQGADPLGNFQLRTAIDKAKAAGIPNDNIDRAIAKGAGTWSDGESLEAMRYEGYGPGGVALVIEALTDNRNRTAADLRTAFSKNGGNLGEMGCVSFMFEQKGVVEVTFDLTPTGRGRSKTVAMIDEDALLEACLEGGAETYELSEIDNGKVAEIVTDMANLENLSQALRARDYQVTGAEFRWIPQTTVEVTDLGLGQSLIKLIDVIDELDDVQSVTPNFAMSDDLMAAIT from the coding sequence ATGTCTGGACATAGTAAATGGGCAACAATCAAGCGCCAGAAAGCGCGGGTTGATGCGAAACGGGCCAATGTCTTTACGAAGATTGCACGGGAAATAATTGTGGCGGCCAGGCAAGGTGCTGATCCCCTGGGGAATTTCCAATTGCGGACGGCGATCGATAAAGCAAAAGCGGCCGGCATTCCGAATGACAATATTGATCGGGCGATTGCCAAGGGCGCTGGTACCTGGAGCGATGGTGAGTCCCTGGAAGCAATGCGTTATGAAGGTTATGGCCCTGGTGGTGTGGCTTTAGTGATTGAGGCGTTGACGGATAATCGCAATCGTACCGCTGCCGATTTGCGCACGGCATTTAGCAAAAATGGCGGCAATTTGGGCGAGATGGGTTGTGTCAGCTTTATGTTTGAGCAAAAGGGCGTTGTGGAAGTGACATTTGATCTGACGCCGACCGGCCGGGGGCGCAGCAAAACGGTGGCAATGATCGATGAGGATGCACTGCTAGAAGCCTGCTTGGAAGGTGGCGCTGAGACCTACGAACTCAGCGAAATTGACAATGGCAAGGTGGCCGAGATTGTGACGGATATGGCGAATTTGGAGAACTTGAGCCAAGCTTTACGGGCGCGTGATTATCAGGTGACAGGTGCCGAGTTTCGTTGGATACCGCAGACGACAGTGGAAGTGACGGATTTAGGCCTTGGGCAATCCTTGATCAAGCTAATTGATGTGATTGACGAGCTTGACGATGTGCAGTCCGTTACGCCTAACTTCGCCATGAGTGATGACCTAATGGCGGCGATCACCTAA